A stretch of DNA from Ovis aries strain OAR_USU_Benz2616 breed Rambouillet chromosome 17, ARS-UI_Ramb_v3.0, whole genome shotgun sequence:
ACTCAAGAAATGGAAACTActgtcagaaatgaaaaaaaaaaaaaaaaaagatctgctcAAATGCCCTGGGGCAGTGGGGCTGGGACTGTTTCTGCCTCCTCACTAGAGCCTGCCAGCTTCCCCAGGCCCCGGAAGTGCCGAGGTTCCCAGCTCTTGTTCCTAGTACCCCAACAGGATCCCTACAATACAAGACTCCTGAGGGCGGCAACTGGAGGCAAAGGTCACAAAGAAACGAAGAACTGTCCCCAGGATTTCCTCCTGCGTCCTGAGCCCCATTCATACTGGAGTCCGGCTGCCTGTGCAGCTGGGTCCAGGGGGGCCGCTGACAGCTGACGGCTGACCCCACATTAGGCATGCTGGGCACTTGGAAGCCTCAGAAGCCTCCTGGGCCTCCAGCAGCTGACCTAGGTCCCAGCAGCCAAAACCACGGGAGCAGCTCAGGGTGGGCCAAGGCATGTAACGGGCAGGATGGTTCCGCCGACCTGTCTGGACACTGCAATGTGGGCAACTCTGGGTCACATGCCTTGTTTCTGCGCAGAAACTCCTCCTCGGGCATGAGGCTGTCCTCGGTCTTCAGTTTCTTAGACGCAGGCTCGTCTTCCATGGGAGGCGGGGGGTGGACAGGCGGCATGGGGGCTGGAGCAGGGACAGGTGCCACAGGCGGGGCGGGCACAAAAGCTGCAGGGCAGGAGCGAGCAGCCACATGAATGGGAGGAAGGCACCCAGGACCCTGGGGGCTGACGGTGAGGGGAGACTGCACAGGTTTCCACCTTCTCCCCGTCAGAGGCGTGAAAGACCACTCCTGGCTGAGTCTGGCAGCCAGTGAGCTCCCCGGCAGAGGACCTGGGCACCTGCCCAGACTGGGTAGCAGGAAGCTGGAGGAAGGGCGGGACTGATGGAAGGAGCAGGGGCTGCCCACAGGATCCATCGTCAGGCCTCAGCGCCCGTCCAGGCCTGACCCCACTGGGCACACATACCCCAGCTCTGCCTCATCAGCCTATCTCCCCCAGGAGCCAGGAGCCCAAGCCCCTGCACCCCAGGGATCTCTCACAGAGCTAAGCTAAGGCTCTCCTCTGGGCTGGAGCCACAGCTGGAACAGCTGGTGCTCCCCTTAGCCACTGCCCTGCTCAGGGCTTGCCCTGTAGCACCGACCCAGTGGCCTGGAAAGCGACATGAGACACTGACCTGTCGGCACAATCATGGGTGGTGGGCGAGGTGCCATGATAGGAGGGGCCGAGGGAGGCATGGGCACCACGTTGATCCTGGGTGCATGGATGATCGGCGGCATGGGGGCGATCACCGAGCCTGGGGGCAGCCGGACCACGGATGCCATCGGGGGCCGGGGCATGACGGGTACCGCGGACACAACCGTGGTGCGGACGGGAGGCGGCATCTGCGGGCGGAAGGGACCCACGGGTCACAGGAAGCCAAGGCTACACCCCAGGGCACACCAGCCGGCAGCTGACCCCCTGCAGCCTCTGGGGATGGCGCTGGATAGCCTGGAGCTGAGAGCGCAGCCTCACATGGGGCTCTGACAGAACCACACGGAGAGAGACCCAGGGCGACACTCTTGCCACTTCGGACTCCACCCACGAGAGAGAAACTGAAGATGCCCTTGACTCAGTCCACTGGACTCAGGCCAGCGGTCCTCCAAGGCCCCTTCAGTCCTCCTGGCCTCCCTGACCCAAGCCTGCTTCTCACATTTGCCACCCGCCTCCTTCCCAGCTCCAGCCCTCCCACACAAATGGAAGGCCAGGTTGGAGGTTCCCACTTCTAACTAAAAGGTTCTTTTCTCGACTTGACCCATTCTGCCCTTGGGCTCCTGTGAGACCACTGCCCTGGGCTGGCACCATCCAACCCAGGGAACCCAACTTCAGGGGCCCGTCGGGGTGGCTGCGGGCTAACCGCGGGCGGCCGGGGCACCGACGTAATAGGCGGGGCCGAGCTGGGGATGTTGGTGGCTGAGGACGGCGGTGGCGGCTGCTGGGGGATCTCGCTGGGCTTGCTAGGGCCAATCTTCTCTTTGGTGTCATCCTCTGGCACCAGGCCCTTCGCCTTGTGGATGGCCTCAATCTGCTCCTGGAGGGTGATGTTGGCCTGGGCGGCCTGCTGGGTCCGGGCCATGCTGCCAGAGTGGCCGTCCCAGGTCACCTGCACGGGAAGCAAGGCCACACTGGTCAGGGCTCCTGGAACTGAGCGTGAGTGGGGTGCTGGCAGGAAAGGCGGAGGCAGTCACCGAGCCGCACCTTCTCTTCCGGCTTCTGGATCTCCTCCTCGCCAATCTTCTTACCGATGGCTGTTTCCTCCACACCAAAGATGTCCGTACGCCGCTCGGCCAGCTGCTTCAAGCTGCTCTCAATATCCAGACCTGGATAGAATCAGGGAACAGAGAGGAAAACTAAACCCGGTGCCAGTCCAACAAGATGGCGGCTCAGTTGGTGCAGGTGGAGGCTGTTCTTACGGGACACAGCTGTCTGTGGGTGCCAGGGCCTCGCGCCGGCCCTCTGAGCCTGGGGAAGGCCGACGACCACTAGGCCTGGAAACCGGGGCGTGTCCAACCCCCACTTGATGAAAGGCATCCGAGCGGACAGGCCACATGAGCAGCGTGGCAAGGGGGAGAGTGCGGACTCTGGGAGGGGCCTCCAGCCTCCGGGAcagtccctccctccctgcagggCTGCTCCTCACAGTCAAGGGGCCAGTGTGTCTCAATTCAAGATGCTCAGCGCCCTCCAGCCGCCACAGCCTCTACTCTAAGACGGCCTGGGAGTGAGCACCCCTCCCGGCTGCAGTCAGATCCTGCTCCAGGATGCCGATGGGCACACGCCACCCACCTCGGGTGCCCTCCTCTGCAGGAATCCTCTGCAGGGTTTCTAGGAAGCGGGCGGTTCTTTTGTGGCTTCCTAGACCACACCTATCCTCAAAAGCTCCTGGTGACCTCAAAGCTTTCTACATTTGATTAAAGCGTGCTGACTATTAACTTAAGAGATCCCAATGGGCCAAAGTGAGTTAGGGCTGAGTCAAAGGAGGAGTGTGGTCCGAGTGGGGAACACCCCGCCTTACCTGGCGCGTACACCTCGTCATCGCTCTGCTTCTCACGGATGGAGCGATCCCGCTGCTCCAGCCAACGGGGGTCGAGAAGCCCAATGCGCATGTGCTCCTGCATCTTGCTGGCAGGGATCTTCTCCCCAGTGATGGGGGACACAAGATACTCATCGGGAGCGGGGGCCGGAGGCAGCGGCTTGGAAGCTGAAAGGCGACAGAGATGGCCGAGTGAGAACCCGGGTGGCAGCCTGGGTTGAGAGGGTGCTGCTTTATCCCTCCACTGCCCACGCAGTGCCATGCTTTAACAGGCCCTGTGTGCTGAGCCAGGGCACCACAGATGACCAAGTCCCACGCCCTGCCGTGAGGCCCACAACACAGGGGCTCTCAGTGCCTATGACAAGCCCCCGCTAGCCATCCTGGAAACAAACACAGGTCTGAGAGACACAAGGCATAAAAACGGAACCCACCTTTTGGGTCATAGTCCTTCCGGACAATGACCTGGTCTGGAGttgggggcagaggaggtggCATGGGTGTCTCCGGCGGGGGCGGCACTTTCTGCCCTTCCTCTTCATCATCCGAACCCTGAAAAGCAAGGCAGTAGTGTGACTCAGGGCAGGAACGAGAAGCCACCTCCCTGCAGCTGAGCCCGGCAGCTCGCAGGGTGGCAAGCAGCCGAGGCCCCTGCCGGCCAGCATCCCTGTGCTAAGCTCCCCGGGCAGCCGGGGCCAGCCGGCAGCAGGCCAAGCAGCTTCCTCACAGCATGAATGGCAGTGCTGGGGGCTGTGGTGCTGACACTCTGCCCAGGCATTTCCAGCAGCTGGCACCAAGCAGTCCCAGGAGGCCAAGGGCACTTAACGTGCTGGGGAGGGCCACAGAGGGCGAGTCAGCGCTCAATGGGAGCCACGCAAGGAGCAATgctgggagggagagaaaaagtcAATTCCCACAGACACGTGGGCCTTTCTTCTCAGGCTGCACACAAATTCTTTCCGAGAGGAGGAAAGCGGCTTGGCTCTGGAGACTCTAAGCCTGTGGGGAGGCCTGGCTCAAAGGGGCAGAGGCAcccagaggaagcacaagctacaGTCAGAAAAGCTCTGGAAACTGTTAATCATTTGGACCTAGGCTCAAAACATCCAAGTATCCGGGACAGAGGGTTCCCTAAGGAAAGCCAGCCTGGAGGGAATAGTGAGCGGGGCCTCTGGGCAGAGGAGGACGGTCACCAAACAAGCCGACGCGGCTCGTGGACCCTTGCCTATGAAGGAATCTTTGTTGCCCGAGCTGGAAAAAGGGGCGCCTTACTCAGGACCCAGGTCTGCTCTCAGGGTTCACGAGGGGGCTGGCACACTCAGTCTGATGGAGGAGCGCACCCCTTTGCCCTTGGCTCCAGGGAAGAGTCACCCCAGACCCCCCAGGAGCACACCTCGTCCATGTCTTGTACTTGGGTGTCCTGGTCCAGCTGGGACGGAGGCTCCTCCGCCTTCTCCTGTTTCTCATCCTCCTCATCGGACTCGACCTCCATCTCGACCTCCTCGCTCTCCCCAAACTTCTCGTAGCGCTCCTGAATGAGGATCCGGGCCCCCAGCTCCTCCGGGGTGGTAGGCGGGGGGAAGTTTCCTGGCAGAGGGTGAGCAGGAGTCAAGGGAGGGCTCCACAGACACTCCTGTCAGAGGCCCGTCAGGCAGCCTGCCCCACGCCGTTGGCTCTCACGGCTGGGGCCACCTGGTCTCTCTCCCACACCCAGAGGCCCACCCAGGGCCGGGCACAATGCTATCTGTTGAACTGCGAGTAACTGGGGCAGCGGGAGGACCGAAGTCCTCTGGAAACAAGGAGGAGACAGAAGCCTCACTGGGATCCTCCCGCTCCCCGGGGACAGCCTGGCCTGCTCCCCAGGAACAGCTTGGCCCACTCCCCCAGGACGATGGCGCCAAGCTCCTGGCTCCGCCAACAGGAGTCATAGACCAACCTTGCTCGTTGGGTTGGAAGTCCACTGTCTCCACCACCACGAAGTCATGCCAGTCGATCTGAGCATAGGCGACCcgctccttctccttctcctcctcttccttcttcctctcacGCTCCTGGAACTTGGCCCACTCCACGCGGTAACACACCTGAAGGGAGGAGAACGGCGCGATGCTGAGCTGAAATCAGGGTTGGCTCCCAAGGAGGCTGTCACCTCCAGGGCCTTCACCAGAGTCAGCGTCTCCTTCAGAAcaggaggctgctctgcccaccaGGGGGACTTCCTGGAACAGACTATGGAACCTGCATCTGGTTTTAGCCAGGCCCAGAGTCTGGACAGGATGAAAATCTGAATGCCAGAGACCTTTGTCTGGGCCCCAAGGGCAGCTCTCTGTTAGAACCTCAAAGTTTTCTGCTTGTGTTGGCGGGTGGCGAGCAAACTCCTCCCTCCCAGGAAGTCTGTGTGACAACCATGTGCCCACAGGAGCTGCGGCAGCCTGACCGCCTGCACAACAGAAGGCTTCAAGCAGCCTCCCAGAACTGCCAGCATCAACACACCTGGTCTCCTGACTCTGAAAACCGGACTTCAAAACCGGACTTGGGCAATTGTCGCCCAAGAACCCATTCAAAAGCTGGCTTCTAGCAAGAGAAGAAAACCGGAGACCGAcagaagtgaaaaggagagtggcAAGTTAGGGAccagggaacccaggtctctttggTCTTTGCAGCCTCAGTGCCCTTCTTCCCTCCACGACTAAGGTGTCGATTCAGAGACCATCTGCAGACACACAGCAGGACCCACACGCTGGGACCTGTGCTGTTAGTAACTGGCCGTAAAAAATGcagtttaggacttccctggcggcacacctgccaacgcagggcaCGTGGGTTGGAACCCTGATCTGGGATGATTcctcatgcctcagagcagctaagcccgagcACTGGAGGGCCCATGTGCTGTACCTGCTGAAGCCCATGcgtccagagcctgtgctccgcaacacgGGAAGCCCCCACGCTGCAccaaagagcagcccccgctcaccacaagcAGAGGCAGCCGCACCAAGTGACGGGACCCAGCACAGGCACAAAGAACAAGAcagtcagaaaagaagaaaggaagacggTCAGCCTACCTGGTCCAAAACTTCCCGGGggttctctgcctctctcttgaGTTTGGTAAATAAGCCTTTGGGTGGAATCAAGAtctgaaacacagaaaaggtgaagCAGCTGTCGGTGCAGCACAACCCGGGACAGAGTGGCCtgtggaggagaagggagagcaCGGGATCACGGGACCAACCTCCTTAGCTGGGCAACGCCAGGCACGTGCCTTTACCTCTGTGACTTGGCTCGCTTCTACAAAACGGTGACACCGCCACTTAAAGGTGGCACTGTCAACTTAAAAGGCTGCGAGGATTCGCAGGGAGAAAGCAAAAGCACCCGCAGATCACCACGCACACCGTCAGCATGCAGTGACTGCCCCCGGGGCGGGTCTGCCTTTCTGCTTCTGCACACGCCCCCCAGGATCCCCAGCGACCTTGCTgaagactgcagcccacaggttCCCCCTCCCTGGACTTCCACGCCCTGCTTTCTCTGGAGCATTTTATCCACGGTGTTTATCACCCCTGGACACACACTAACGGTGCACTTGCATGTTGCCCCCTCACTAGACCAGTCTCCACAAAGACAAGAGATTTCTGTCTTCAGTTCACTGCTGCATACCCAGAGCTTGGAACAGGGCCTGGCACGCAGAGCTTTTTTGCTGAGACAGCAAATGGTGGCCTCATGTAAAAGAGCTACTCTTTCCAACCAGCCCAACCGTACCCACGCTCACTGGCAAAGCGGCTCAGCCCCGCTCCACCCTCCTTGTCTCCCTTCCCCAGAACCACATCTGTTCCTGGAATTCCCGAGTCCAGAGCCACATCAGCACCCTCAGGTTAGAGTGCTAAAGGTCCATACCCACGCTCTGCGGCAGAAGGACCAGGAGTCACCCCTGGAAGCACCCTGCTAGGGCTGGGTGTTAACCCAGCTAGCACCCAGCTAGCCCTGGAAGTTAACCCAGGGCTCGCTTAAAATTGACACTGTAATCCTAATAACCCTCGGGTCTGGTGACCTGAATGACTGTTCAAGGCCCCACCCAGGAGCGGGCCCCCTGCAGGCGGCGTGGACGGCGCGCTGGCAGCAGTGTGCGCTCCCCCCGGCCCCCAGGCACCTTGGTGTACTGCTCCACCAGCTTCGTGAAGTAGTTGAAGAGGCTGTGCTGCGGGCGCAGGAAGTCAAACTGGTAGTTGCGCTGCTCTTTCTGCATCAGCTGGGTCAGAAACTGGCGCCCATTCCTGGCCACAAACTGAGCCGTCAGCTTCACCACGTCCAGGTCGAAGGCTGAGATGGAAGGGGGGTCTGCGATGAACTCAAACTCGGGAGGGGGCTCTTTGGGCACAATGGTCTCTTGTATCACTTGGGCTTGAACCTAAGATGCAAAGGGAATGTGAGGCGAGAGGCAAGGGGTGGACTGGCTCCAGAGACGGGGCACGCACGCACCACCGGAGGATGGCATGGCCCCCTACTCCTCTGTCAATCACATGCATGCCCCAGCACGTGGCGGGAAGAGAAGCCCAACTCAAAGAGCGTCGATGTCTCGGCCAAGTGTGGCCTCGACTCCCTGATGGCTTTCTGAGTGAGAACCGTGTCTCTCTGCGtgtccattgctgccctgaaactGAGGACCGAAACTGGGTGGCAGAAGATCCAACAGGGATGGTTTATTAAATCCCACGCAAAGGGGCAGAGGATGTAGGAAGCCCTACACGTGTGCAGAGGACCTCCCCTTCTGGCCTCCACACGAACCATGAAGTGGCCACAAGTACTGTGAATTCTTTCTatacaggaggaaactgaggttgcCTGAGGCACCAGGAGTAATCAACTGCAAAGTACGGTCTCAGAACCTTCTCCAACCTTTCCTTCCCACCGTCACACAAGGGGCAGCCTTTGCCACCACGGCTCGGGAGGCAGCAAAGAGAAAGGCCCAGTCCAGGTCTACACAGGAGGCAAAATGTGTCCTCACTGACGGCCCGAGCCACCCGCAGTGCTCCGAGGGCATGCCACACACAGGGGCCCGGGAGGCAAGACAGGGGCGAGGGACACGCAAGAAGGGGCCCACAAGCCACGCCGTGGCACTGCCCGGACGCCACGGCCAAGGCAAGGAGCAGGGGCTGGGAGCCTGGGCTGCAGGGTCGTGACTCCGCGGCCCTGggtaaattgggcttccctgggcctCAGAGTCCTCGTCTGAAAAAGGGTCATTTTACTGGCTTCCTCCCGCAGCCCCTGAGAGGCACCAGTCAGACAAGGCCGCCAAAGCTCtgcacacagagctggacaggcCCTCAGCCAACGCCAACTGTCAGCAACCCTCTGCTGAGAGAGCCTCAGCACGCACCTCTGTAAGATGCAGACAGAGGCCTCACGTTTCTACCCACGTGGCTGTGGGGTGTGGACAGCAGGTCATCgtctccctccctcacccctgggGCAGCGAGGCACAGGGCCGGTTCCCACCTTCTGGGGCAGCTGCTGctgggaggcctgctgctgctgctgcatgacCTTGGGGATGGCGGCCGAGGGCTCCTGAGCCTTGCCCTCCTTGAACTCGCTGACCTTGTGCCGGTAGTAGGCATGGTAAGGGTCGTTGGGGTTCAGGAAGTTGAACTTGGGGTTGTTGATCTCATTCTGTCGTATCCTCGcttcaaattcaggtccatttctagtaaaagagaaaaaagagaagcatCGATCCTGCAGCCCTCTCAAGTGCTTGGACCAGAATACGGCTCACTCAAGTTCCGTTCTTGCCACCACCTACCACTCAAACGGGCCCCTCCCTTGGCTGGCACAGCAGACCACCTCCCCGAGACTCCTGGCATCAGCGGCCAGCGCCCCCGCCTCCTGCAGCCCATGCAGGCCCCAGCGACCCCAGGGCCTCAGACCTCCGTCATTCCTGCAGCACCTCCGCCAGTCTCACCCTCTCCAAAATCATCTCGTTATCGCTCTTCTAATAAAATGTATTCACTTCAAAGAAAAGTACTTTAAAAGGAAGGCATGGGAATCCCCTGACGTCTAGGGGTTAGGACCCCATGCACTCTCACTGCACTGCAGAGGGCTCCgggggggtgggcagtgggggtgCTGCGGGGGGAGGGGGCAACAGGGGGAGGAAGGCGTATGTCACTACTTCAAATAAAAGTCGTTATGGCTTTGCTGACAAAAGGCAGCCACACCAGGCAATACAATGAGAGCAATGCAGCATGGTTCAAGTTCAGTTCAAAGTTTGCTGAGACTGAAAGCAGTTCTTAGTCAAAAAGCAGGATGACTGAGTGCTTGGGAGGCATCAAGGGTGTGTTAACGCTAAACTGAGATACTGTCCTCTAACTAgcaagaatggggaaaaaaaagacaatgtgAACAGGATTTAACACCTTGGATAAGTATTGGCTGTAATCATCTCCTTTACTACTGGGTGGGACTCATACAGGAAACACTGCTCTCCAGGCCCGGGGGCCGAGCTGCAGCATAAAGCACGCTCACCGGACAGCGACGTGACGTCAGGGAGGCCCCTGTCTCTCTGTATCTGGAGGAGTTTCCCACACGCACCCTATGTCCCCAGTGTGTATGCCTTTAAACCCTCAGAATGAAAAACGTCCTTCTCATGATGTATAGGGAACCctgattttttaataaagagtCCCAACAGTAACATTTCAAGGTGTCACACATCCACAATACCCGTATCAGTCAGAAAGTGCACTCACCTTAAAGACACAAGATATGGACGTGTTCAAGTTTTGGGTTCACTGCTGACTTACCAAGTTACTGAACGTCTTTTTGACCCAACTTCCCATGGTAAAATACGGCTAAATACCACCCTCTCTCTCTACTCTGAAGTATTGAGAGAACTGATTAGTGAATGAGAAGCCAAAGTCTATTGAACCGCACAGGCCTGAACACCCCAGGGCCTGTTGCTGCTCTGAAGGCTGGAAGGGGCTGCCCTATGAACAGGAGAGGTGACTTGGGAGCCGGGAGACGTCTGCGGGGCCTCCCTCACTCCTCTGGCCAGAGCCCTGCTCTCAAGAGCGCCCCGGACACATCAAGGGGTGGCTCCAGAGGCCGGGGCAGCCAGGCCGGCCCCCGTCCTCAGACTTGCACGCCCTGGCCTGGTCAGCTGAAGAGAAGGCAGGCCGCAGGCAGCGCTGCACCCCACCTGAGCCGCCGTCATCAACACCCCGGCCAGCTCCTCTGCAAGTGCTGGTCACGCTCGGCGGCGTGACTGACACCGCGAGGTCTGGGTGTGACCGTGTGCTGGTCCAGCTGAAACCCCATGCTCGAGGAAGGGTTCCCCCACCTTAAAATAATGTGAACCACACAAGGTCAATGTCCACTTAAATACGGCTAAACCAGGCCGCCACCCAAAGGGCTGCTAAAAAAGGGGCTCTGGGTGTCTCCTCTACCACCGCCTCCTAAGCCATAACCTCACACCTGCTAACAATCCGAAATATAAAATGACGAGAGGACAGGCATGCTTATTCCAAGCTACTCTGTCGCTTTAAATTAGCTAAATGCTATGTTTAGAATTGTATTCTCCAACATAAGGAACAGatttc
This window harbors:
- the SF3A1 gene encoding splicing factor 3A subunit 1, coding for MPAGPVQAVPPPPPAATEPKQPTEEEASSKEDSTPSKPVVGIIYPPPEVRNIVDKTASFVARNGPEFEARIRQNEINNPKFNFLNPNDPYHAYYRHKVSEFKEGKAQEPSAAIPKVMQQQQQASQQQLPQKVQAQVIQETIVPKEPPPEFEFIADPPSISAFDLDVVKLTAQFVARNGRQFLTQLMQKEQRNYQFDFLRPQHSLFNYFTKLVEQYTKILIPPKGLFTKLKREAENPREVLDQVCYRVEWAKFQERERKKEEEEKEKERVAYAQIDWHDFVVVETVDFQPNEQGNFPPPTTPEELGARILIQERYEKFGESEEVEMEVESDEEDEKQEKAEEPPSQLDQDTQVQDMDEGSDDEEEGQKVPPPPETPMPPPLPPTPDQVIVRKDYDPKASKPLPPAPAPDEYLVSPITGEKIPASKMQEHMRIGLLDPRWLEQRDRSIREKQSDDEVYAPGLDIESSLKQLAERRTDIFGVEETAIGKKIGEEEIQKPEEKVTWDGHSGSMARTQQAAQANITLQEQIEAIHKAKGLVPEDDTKEKIGPSKPSEIPQQPPPPSSATNIPSSAPPITSVPRPPAMPPPVRTTVVSAVPVMPRPPMASVVRLPPGSVIAPMPPIIHAPRINVVPMPPSAPPIMAPRPPPMIVPTAFVPAPPVAPVPAPAPMPPVHPPPPMEDEPASKKLKTEDSLMPEEEFLRRNKGPVSIKVQVPNMQDKTEWKLNGQVLVFTLPLTDQVSVIKVKIHEATGMPAGKQKLQYEGIFIKDSNSLAYYNMANGAVIHLALKERGGRKK